Part of the Zingiber officinale cultivar Zhangliang chromosome 6A, Zo_v1.1, whole genome shotgun sequence genome, CATCGCCTTCAAGATTTATAGATGCTAGTTCTACCTTTGCATTGTCCGACGTGCCGTGGAAGCGAAAATATTTTTCAGCCCTTGAAATCCATCCAATCGGATCGTTGTTCTCCCAGCGAGGAAATTCCACCTTCATACGTAGATGGTTGTGCTCTCGATCTTCATTTGAGTTTGCTCCTTGGTCATAATGTTGTCGAGATTGTTGATTTATTCCCTTTTTGATTAGTATGCTTGAGCTGGAATCTGCTTCTAAACGATCCTTCAATTCTTGCACTATTGTGACCAACGATgccatagttttttcgagtttatcCATCCTTGTCTCGTGCTTAGCTTCAAATTCCAAGGCCCATTTGGCGTCAGGATGAGATCCTCCGGTCGCCATGACAGAGTGAATTTTCTTTTCTTGAAGTCGGGTTAAGACCATGCGCTTGTTGAAGTTGCTGCGAGATACTATAGGACGAAGATGAAatgaacttgctctgataccaagttgataggaacccaagggcctatcacgtgaaaaaaatcgaaagagaaagggaaaagggggatagggtgatcgcttcgaggggatcggcctccaataatcaaacgaaattgattaattaaaagggcaATTGCTTATCTTCCAAAGTTAcataacgtctctttaaatagagacctaaattaccttttcaaaaagaaaaggtctaaaagaaaaataaaataaaactaccttttcaaaagaaaaggtgtaaaagaaaaataaaataaaaatacattttcatgagaaaatgtcaaattaaaacttatctaaaataaaaaagaaaaaatctaaaacttattttaaaaaggaaataaaattaatagatttaTTTGAAAAGATCCATTAAAGGATCTTATCATTTTGTGAGGTGGACTAGGTTCATAAGGTTTCGAGTTTGTGCTTGACCCCAAGCACGAGGTACGTGGGAATTGTTGGCGGTGGTTCCCTTTGTTTTGCAAGTGGGTGATCAGATAGATGTGTTCATGTGGAGCACTTATCTGCTCTTCTTCTAAAGATGTTAATTGTGGTCATTGTCGTGTCCCTTGCAGCTGTAGTTCCTTGCTTTGTGAATCCCATGTTCATGGTGTTGAAGTCCGAGAGGATGGAACCCTACGTGCTTGACCATTCAGTATCTACTATGTCATCAAATTTTGTTAATGGAAGAATAAGGAAATCAACCGTTATAGTCTTAGTGCCCATTAGTGCTTTAGTAGCTAAATTCCCAAGTATACCTTGGTCTCTTGGTGTCATTCTTAATTGGCAATCAACACCAAAAAGTTGAGATTCTCATATTGTTTTTTTATCTATTGGGAGCTGCTTGCTTGCTGATAAAATTGTATGTTCTTCATAAATGATAAGGACAGAAATAGCGTGCAAGTTGGTGGTGGTAGGTGCTTGCATTACTGGGAACTAAGGAACTTCATGGATAATTATCATTGAGTAGTTAGGAGGTTCCTTTGATCCTTTATCTTCATCATGTATTGAGTTTGATGGTCTTTGCCGTCTCTCCTATGCCACCTTTGGATAGCTTTTATTGTTTTCATAAATTGCTGAGACCTGCATGAAGCACTTTTATTCTTCTTCTCATTCTTGGGCATATAGAGTATGCTGTTCATTATGATCTTCTAGTATTTCTTTGGAAAATTCCAACATGGTTTGTTGGAAATCATCACCCATGATTGGCTCTTATACCAATTAATACTATTTCAGAAATCAGAGGGAAAGTATAATAAAAATTCTCTCTTCTTATCTCTTCttgtacctttcttctacctctCTCTCCCGTTTGATTCTTCACCTCTTCCTCAtttgtcttctccttctccttctcactTTCCTTTTCTCTTTATTGACATTGCAGTGCTGGACTCCTGGGGTTGTAATAGTTTTTCACCATGTTTTCATGGAAGAAATTTCTCCTTCGAGCCTTCGAGGTTGTAGGCATTGGTGTTGTAATCTTTATAGAGTTCATATAACTAGCTTCTGATAGTTTTAAAGTTTCCATTTTTTCCCCTAAATACCAGTGTCGTTCAGAAACTAGACAGATGTTGAGTCGTTGAAAAACAACCCAAATGCAGTATCTTTATCATGATAGAATTCTTTGTCTATGATTGTTatactgttttttttttattgattttcaaaatataaggAGAGCTTGTATTTTGGGTTCTTCATATTATTGATATTAATCTTCTTCACTTCATTTCCCTTCACACATTGTATCCCAGTGGTAACATGGCAACAAATCAACATCCAAATGTAATCTCTCCCTTGCCACCGCCATCACTGGAGGGACTCCCAAGTGTATCAGCTCTATTTGCTGCACCATCACCTGCTTTGCAATCAAACCAAATGGTTGGCAATGACCATTCCTCTAGAGTTGCTGCAGCAGTTGCAGAAAGTGCATCACGAAAGAGACAAGAAAATGGATCAAACAATCATCAACCGCCTAAGAAGCATCCTAGAGGAAAATTATTACATCTAAGAAATGTTCCGGACACACATGATGGCTCGTTAGTACCACCCCAGCTCCGTGGAAGGTTAgcttttaacttgatcttctCCCTTTGTTATCATAAGAAAAGTAGCTGAGATTTCATTTGAAAGCATCTATGTAATTtggcaatgaaaaaaaaaaaacattcttaGTGTCTCTTGCATCACTAGAATGAGTTTGATCCTATAATGTCTTTCACTTAGTTTGTTGCTTTTGAATGCAAGTCTATAATAATTATACaatcaatatcatttaaattttagAGCAGCATATTAGAAAAATATATGAAGAACCTCAACCAATAATTATACTTTACTAATACCAAAATGAGTGCGGTTCATCGGATGCGAGCTTTCTTCTTGTAGCATCCTATTGAGATTAGATCCATAATTTGTTAAGATTTATATTAAATGATGTTCCTATGAGATTTGACATGTGCATAAATATATTTCTGATTGTCAAAGGAGTGTTTCTTTGGCCCTTGAtttccatacaaagaacacaatgAGTATAATTTTGTTTTTAACCTCTATTCTGATTGATTGTGTCTCTCTCATAAGGAACCAAAGGAAGTTGCCATGATTTATCCTAGGAAACCCCTAAAAAAGATCCACACTATATGTAGATATATATAATTACATCTTTCTCTTGATATAGAATTTATCTAATTTCGATCTGTTTTTCTGTTTTGACAGGAGTAATGTGGTTACTGAAGATATAGGGAAGTTATTTGTTAGCAGGCGCACGGAATAAAATTAGTAACCTAAAAAGCGAAGGACACTATCTTGCTTATGATCTTTGAGAGGAGCATTGGCAGCTAATGGATTTCTATCTACTTCATTAGGACACTGACAACCATGATACTAGACCAACAATCATGTATTATGGGCATCCTTGGTTTGTCTTTCTTGTAACCATGGTTTTcttggttcttctccaccttcgCATGGTATTCCTCGATCATACTTTTATGCGGTCAGCTCGTAATACCAAACAAAGTGTTCGTTACGATCATCGACCAATTGCGGTGGAGAATAGCGTAGGGAAACATTCGAATTAAGTAAATAAAATGAAATACATAAACGAAAGAGACTAAGTATTTTTACATGATTTACAATTAATCAGTTACTAGTCCAAGAATTATACCATCTTCTCCTCTTTGGAAATGTCTAAGAGGCGGAGAAATATTTTATAGCAATAAAGCACAAGAGTACAATGAAATTTGAGTGTGTCTTTATAGTTGAGCTCCTCGTGTTTATTTATAGACATTGTTTAGAGTGTTGTTAAGGTATGTTCAATTGAactgttcgatcgatcgaaaaaGTTGACATGACAGATCAGCTTTTATACATGCAACGGTCGCTTGCTCGATCGTTTGTTGACATGGCGGATTAGCATTATATGTTGTAACGGCCAACTTCTCTGTCGTTTACTGACATGGCATATGACTATTTGTTGATGTGGCTGCCACTGTCATCCACTCAAAGGATCATTTCTCTCTGCTAATGTGATATTTGATTGATCGATCTGTAGGtttggtttaccaattcttatatTTGATCAACCGATCTCACTTGCTCGATCAATTGGATCTAGCTCCTCACACAACTTCCTTCGACTCCTCAGATGCTcacttctcgtgtcatcctttttGCTCTAGAGTATTCTTCCGTAGCTCCTCATTTCTCAGATGCACTTAGTTTGTTGGCTCTCTTCTCATGTCTCGCATCATCGTCTGCTAAGGCTTGTCATGTCTCATTGTCTGCTAAGGCTTGTCATGTCCGATGCTCTTTATCCTTTTCGATTCCTCGAGTGTTTCATTCCACTCTTTATCGTACTTCATCTGACCCTTAATATACTTAGATAAACACATTAGAGACCTAAcaaatcctaattttttttatttaagaaaATATCAAGAGTAGATCGTAGAAAAATCCCCAACTACAATTTCAACTTTGCATGTAGTcctcatataaaaaaaaatatttctatttcctacatgtaaaattttatttgcttcaactccttTATGCAAACATCACTATATAATTGtcctcatattttttaaatataaaaagtccaaaaataagtataattcctcttaaattcaacactttaaaaTAGAGTCGAGTATATTTTTCTATTATATTGAGCATGATTTTTTTCCCgcttaatttaaagagaatttactatattttccatccaattgagcatcatttaaagagaatctaatatattttacatctaAATGAGATAGAAAAAGAGTCGtgcttaatttgatagaaaatatactaaattttaatttaatgtactaaatttaagatgaattatactcatttttagacttttttatctaaaaatatataaaaaaataattaaataaattgatatcTATTATATTTAGTTAAGGAGTGggaataaaattttcaaagtacgaggactatatacaaaatttaaattatgattGAAGAGTGGATATAAATTTTCCCTAATATGAAAGCAACTGTGGCTCGTCACTTGAGGTTCAACATGAACATCACCCATTTGATGAAGTTTACTCATAATTAATCAAATGGAGATGGAGCcacatttttagaaaattttaagagATCTATAATGTTggcttatttcaaaaattaaaattgattgttATTACGTTTATCACGTAAAATAGAAAAGGATCTATAAGAGATCTATTTAGAAAAGGATTGAAAGAATAAAAAAACAGAGAAGAAAAAATCTACGCTAAATGTTTATCACGTTTATATTTTATTGCatcgttaattttttttaaaaaagttgatCTTTTAATTAAATCACTAAAAAAAAACACTCCTCCACCGTTCAATCCTCGACGCACAGAGACGTAGATATTTTTGCAGCAATTCGCGCATCACGACGAGCAGTCTCGTGAGCTCGTCGCTGCGGAAAAGCGAGATCCCCATCGCATTGTTCGCTTTTTCTTCCCCACCGCAATCGCAGAAGAGGTCTCCATCCACCGATTGTCCCTACCGGATCTGCCCTGCTCCAGACCCCCTTGGCTTCGACGAGCCATGCTGCTCAATCTGGGATCGCACTCCGGGATCAAGTCCCGCAGCACCGTCACCCTTGTCTTCCGGTTGCCTTACTACACCCAATGGGGGCAGAGTCTCCTCATCTGCGGCTCCCAGCCCCCGCTCGGCTCCGGGAACGTCAAGCAAGGGCTGGCCTTGAGCCCGTCGCACCAGGGCGATGAGTTGATCTGGTACGCTAAGGTCTCCGTCTCCGCTGGTTTCAGTTGCGAGTACAGTTACTATGTCGTCGACGATAATCGAAATGTGCTGAGGCGGGAGGCGGGGAAGAAACGGAGGTTTACGCTGCCGAGTGACGTACCGGAAAAAGCCGTAGTGGAAATTCGTGATCTTTGGCAGGTGGGTTTTGAGTTTTGTTGGAAATTTTCCATCGTGTAGCGTGTTTCTTTTGTTTGCGATTGCAATGTTCGTTTGTCGTGGTTGCAGGAAGCTTCGGAATCTTTGTTCCTTAGCAGCGCATTCAAAGATGTCATTTTTGGCGGAGAGAAAGACTTGGACACTGACGAAGAGGGTCCTGATGTTTCTCTGAAAAGCTTGGACTGGCAAGGTATTTCACTATTCAAATTCTCATTGTTTCGCATTACATATATGTATATACGTTTAAGGATTCTGATTCCAGATGTTTTTCCCAGATTCAATCGTTGTTCAATTCATGATTAGATGCTCAAAAATAGAACACGGAGCTTCAGTAAGTCTATATCACTTTCCtgtaattagaaaaaaaaaaagataatcaaTATTTGTCAAACTTTTCAACTTATATTTTCTTATTGGAGTTCTCAAAAGAGATACTTTGCAGATTGGTGTTACTGGAAGTGCCTCCCAATTAGGCAAATGGAAGACCCAGGATGGACTAAGGCTAAAATATGCAGGAGACAATACTTGGAAAGCAGAATGTGTGTTGAGGAAATATGAGTTCCCACTTAAATATCCTTTTCTTTGGCCatccaaatttaaattattaaaattgttttttttcccttttagtGGATTGCCTGGTTCTATTTATTGTGTATTTTACTGGCCTACTTCATATTTTTGTCCTTAATCATAGTCACACATATAAATATTATCAAGTTCATGAATTGACTGATCCTACTCTTGAACTTGGACCCAACAGAGAGTTATCTGTTGACTCCCAGTCAATTCATCCTCCCAACTACATTGTACTAGCAGATGGCCCCTTTCGGGTAAAGTATATTGTTGGATTCAAGCTTCTAACTATCAAGGAAAACCTAATTTGTTAGGTTGATTAGATCATGTCATCTCTGAGCTGATTGGCATTGGCAGATTCTTACCAATAAACATTTACTTTGACAGGTAACTGCGTGGAGGGGTTCTGGTGTTGCTATACCAATGTTCTCCATTAGATCCACTGACGATCTTGGAGTTGGAGAATTCCTAGATCTGAAGTTGCTTGTTGATTGGGCTGTTGAATCTGGTTTTCACCTCGTACAGCTTCTTCCAATCAATGACACCTCAGTTCATAGAATGTGGTGGGATTCTTATCCATACAGGTATCGAAGATCTTTCGGTAATTATGCTTCAAGAACTGATCGGGCCTGTGTAAATGCAAAGGGATAATCATTCTACTGAAGGCATCTTTGTTGCCTTAATTATgtgaatatttatataatttctGGTGTTTCTAATGATATGTTAAAATCAGTTTCCTTGCCCATTGAGATGCACAAATTTGTAGACAGTAATGCCCAGCAGCATATATTAGTTAAGACTTTAGAATGCaagcatatcataacatttcTTTGCCAGCAGTTCTGAATGCTTTCTTGTACATTATTTACCAGTCTTTTTTTTCCACAAAAAGATATTTACCAGATTGATATATTATGTATTTAGTTAAAACTAATGCCAACAAACCCCACCaaattttcctctctttttcaGTGGCTAGTTGCTTAAGACAGTAATTCAATCACAGTGCCTTTCTATCAACATCCATGCTATTTAGCATCTATTATCTTTTCCACTGTAGCAAATTTAAACTTCTAATATATTAAAGTTCTGAAATTGTTGGTCCCTCGTCTAATATTTTAAACTTCTGAAATTGCTAGTTCTCTCTCTGTATTTGCACTGCATCCTTTGTACCTGAGAGTTCAAGCCCTTTCAGATGACATCCCAGAAAACATTAAGGTTTTCTCATTAACCTTTAAATACGTGACATTAAGTATTTGACACCATGAGATTTCATCTGTTCAGTGCCTCAAGACTTTTTGTTGTGTTTTTTATGTTCTTTTCTTATTGCAGGAAGAGATACTGAAGATGAAACAACAATTGGACAAAAAGGTAATTTTGCATAGCATTAACTAGCTTTGCTTCAGGACTGAAATCCACACCACGCCATAATTCCTGAATGGTTTGGAGGGAGCTTTCCTTTTGAACTATTATGTATGGAAGAATATTGGTATTAATTGGATTGAATATCAATCTAGAACTTTTATAGTGCTCTTCATTTATAACCTCCATTAATCCAAAGAAATgtgaaatttataaaactttcaatCCCAAATCCCTTTCTGTCAAAACACACCTTCAATCTATGCTATTCTTGTTAGGAGAAAAATTCAATCTAGAAATTTGCTGATTGCACAAAACTTAAATGCAATTCTATGCTCATGATTTAATCTATGATAATATGGTTTGTTGTGAGAAGTCCACTTTGTAATTTTCAACTGTGTTATATTTGTATGTCAAACTTTACCTTCTTTTGAGTAGATTGCATGTCTTTTTATTGATTGACTCTTTGAACttcaatttttcctatttttaaacTCCTTTTCTGTATACAGGATGTTGATTATGAGGCTACAATGGCTGCTAAATTATcaatttcaaagaaaatatttgatctagaaaaggaaaaaatactaAATTCTGGCTCTTTTAAAACGTTCATCTCTGAGAATGAGGTATTCAACAATTCAAACGTGTGTTGTATGATGTTGCAATATTTATGACGGAAGTCTAAGTTGACTACGAGTTAACTTTTTCACTTAATTAAGGCAATGTATTTCTTTTCCTCTGAATCTAGAATTTCCTTGAACAGAATTGGTTGAAACCATATGCAGCATATTGTTTTCTAAGGGACTTCTTTGAGACATCAGATCGCACTCAATGGGGTAGCTTTTCTCATTTCTCCAGTGAAAAGGTACTACagaatttcctttaaaattttcatggatttttttttttggctataaACTGTATCTTTTTTCTCACCCTTAGATTTTTGGTGGCATATATTATCTAACTTATTAGTGTATGTCTTCTCAGCTGATAAACTACTTCTTTCTCAGCTCGAGAAACTGGTCTCAGAGGATGCCTTACATCATGATGTTATATTCTTTCACTACTATATTCAGTTCCATCTACATAAGCAAGTAAGAGTGGATGTTCGTGGCTGTATTTATTAGTCACAATACCTGCGTTGGCCTTTTTTTCCTGTTGGGCTTGTAATTCGTTCTGTTTTTCTTTCTGATAGTTATCAGAAGCAGCAGATTATGCAAGGAAGAAAAAAATTGTATTGAAAGGTGATTTGCCAATAGGTGTTGACAGGAACAGTGTAGATACATGGGTATATCCAAACTTATTTCGTATGAACACATCCACTGGAGCTCCTCCAGATTATTTTGACAAAAATGGACAGAATTGGGGTTTTCCTACATATAACTGGGAGGAAATGTCAAAGGACAATTATGCATGGTGGCGAGCTCGGCTGACACAGGTTATAAAGTGTGTTATTATCATCTTTTGTGTTATGTGTCAGTTCAGGCTGATTTCTTCTCTCATATCTCTGCGGTTTTCTTGCTATTAACAGATGGCAAAGTATTTTACAGCCTATAGGATAGATCACATCCTAGGTTTCTTTAGAATTTGGGAACTTCCTGATCATGCTGCTACTGGTTTAGTTGGAAAATTCCGTCCATCTATTGCCTTGAGTCAGGTAATACAATATGTCATCAATTACAAAGAATTTTTGTCAATGAATAGCTAACAATCTTTCAAAAGCATACTAAGTTCTTTGTTATCACTCTTTGAGGTATATTCTTGTTATATTGTGCTCATTATATCTAGTCAAATAATCTTCCATTTTTAGGAGGAGCTTGAAAAGGAAGGCATATGGGATTTCAATCGGTTGAGCTGTCCATATGTTCGGCAAGAAATCTTACAGGTTTCTGTTGATTTACTTTCCTTGCAAAGCTTGGCCACGAATGATAGGTAACATGATATTCTAATTTAGAATTACATTTTTTTTCTGCAGGAGAAATTTGGAACATTTTGGACTGTGATTGCATCGAATTTTTTCAATGAATACCAAAAGCTCTGTTACGAGGTAGGGTCGTAAGGGATGAAGTTGAGCATTATACATTTCAATTTTGAACTAACTTGGATTCTAGTGTTGGATGTCATAGATATTTAGACAAGCTAATGCAGGCAAAATACAACTAGATTAATGGTTCCATTCCATATCATATAATATTGGATGTTATCCCCCCAATACTGAATTTGTGTTGATATAACTAATTGCAAGACTAACAAGAACTTGGCAATTCGAGTAGGATTGCAGGAGAACCCATTATTCTGTAATtatcttaaaataaaaaatataatctaCTAAATCAATTTTTTTGCTTTCAAAATGGTTCAACTTGATTTGAGAAGTCTTATATATAATTTGAAGaggagccttggtgcaacggtaaagttgttgctttgtgacttaaaggtcacgggttcgaatacTGGAAATAGCCTCTTGCGAAAATCAGAGTAatgctgcgtacaatggatccttccctggacccacatggcgggagcttcgtgcggGCTACCCTTTTTTTTAAGTCttatatataatttcttttggtACAGTTTTCACAAGAATGTTTGTTGAATTATTATAGTTTGGAAGCTCTAGAATTAATTGGCGCAGCAACATAATCAAACATATTCAGCTACATATATTTGCTTGAATCCAGAGACAGTTCTAGATTGTTTTATTTTAATGCACATTTAGATTTCCAGAACCTTTTTAATTAGATAATGCTATCAACTCAAAGACAACCAATCTCTTAAGTTGCTTCGCATTTCAGTTCAAGGAAGATTGCAATACAGAGAAAAATATTATATCCAAACTCAAAACCCTTCCTGAAAAGTCACTGTGGTTGGAGAAAGAAAGCAAGATACAAAGTGATCTTTTGGAGCTTATACAGGTTAGAATAACATGTCCGTGAATGCAAAAAATGGTGTTTTCCAAGAGAGGACCTTGAAAAAATTCTTGTTGGTTAAACATTATGTTTGTGCAGAATATTGTTCTTATCAGAGATCCTGAAGACCCAAGGAAATTTTATCCTCGTTTTAATCTCGAAGACACATCCAATTTTAAAGCTTTAGATGAACACAGGTACATGCTCTTATGCTGGGGAATAAATTTCTTTCCTCCTATTTGGTTTAAGgctgtttctttttctttgatgGTGCATTTGGTTCATAGCTCATGAAAATAACTACTTTATTCTATACGAATATCCTTGGAATAAGCATTTCTATGTTTAGTTGCAACAATGAGCTCGGAGTACCAATTTTTATGAAAGTgtgattattttagaaataactaTTCTGTTTGTATTCCATTCTTCAAATAATACATATTCTTTCTTCTTCTATTCAACCCTTATATATATCTTACAAACAAGTAATCAAGGGGCTAGACTTTTGAATCAATCAGGTTAGGTGGGCCAAGTAATCTACTGTTCAGCAGCCAGCTCAGTCATACCAGGTAGGCCAATTTGACACAGTTGAATTGGTTGACCTCTCATGTTGGACTAACCTGATGGGTCGGTTGGGGTCAAGTTGATAGGTTTGGGCTAGCCATGCAAGCATGTCAAGCCAAACCATTGGATGGATTGATCCGGTCAGATGATCAAACATGTTGGTCAGGACTGATAGGCCTAATATGCTAGTCAGGCCAGACCAGTTGATGGGCTGGCCATGCTGGACAAACAGATTCACTTTATAATTACGTTTATTGGTTTGAGTTGGACAAGCAGGCCGGTTTTGTTAGTCAAGACAAGTGGGTCAAATGGTTGATTGGGCAGATAAGTTAGGCTGGGTGAGAAGATTGGTCTGGTCAGACTCACTGATTGGATTGAATGTTTGGACTAGATGAGTCAGTTGAACTTGCCAAATGAGTCAAATGGATCAGTCATCCCCATATGGGCCAGTCAGACTAGAAGGGTGAACTAACAAGCCAATTAACTGAGTATGGTTGGCTGGGTAAAGTAGATCATTGAACTGGACAAACCATGTAAACTATGAGTCagacaaaataattcatgtaagGATACTTTTTCATTGTGAAAATTGTTTCTTGTCTATTCCTATTAAACATTCATATCAATAGTTATTCCATTGGGTATTTTCCAATCTAGAACCAATAAATGATAAATCTGTCTTAAAGTACGTGTACATTCTCCAATCTGCATTATTAGTTTCTAATTCTCTTGGCAAACTTTGCTTCCCACAGCAAAAATGTACTTAAGAGATTATACTACGATTACTATTTTTGCCGGCAAGAAGATCTATGGCGTCAGAATGCAATGAAAACTCTGCCTGTACTATTGAACTCCTCTGATATGTTGGCCTGTGGGGAGGATCTTGGACTCATCCCTTCTTGTGTCCATCCCGTATGTCCTCTTACTTGCAAGTTCAGCCATTGTTCTTTATCTTTACATATCAACTAATGTTTCTCTATTCTAATAATGCAGTGAACTTTTGTTCACACGTATCATTTTCAGAGACAAAAAGCTAATGTTTCCCTGCTACCTGTTCTGCTCAGGTAATGCAAGAATTGGGTTTAATTGGCTTACGCATTCAGAGAATGCCTAATGAACCAGACAGAGAATTTGGTATACCATCTCAATACCCTTATATGACGGTAAGCATGACCACTCCTTATTTCAGATATTGAAGATTGTGTTGGTTAACCTGATCTTCCCTAGAACACCAATCACGAGCTCTTTTCCATTACTTTTGTATATCATCGTCTCTGTATTCCCttttatgtttcaatttcaaTCATTATGGCACTGGTACCTCTTCCTTGGAGCAAATTTTGAAAAGTCAGTAGGTTGATtcattcttataaattataattcaAGTATATTCATTAGCTTTCATCATCAACATCCTGAAGTCATATTAGTCCAAAATATTTGGAGTTATATATGTTAATTTTATTCTTAAGCTCATCCAAAACCGAGATTATGAGGTTGAGTGTTGCGTCTAGATATTGAACATTATAAATTTCTGAACCCAAGTGAGTATGAATCTTAATCTTATTTATTACTGGATATCGAGATAAGAACTATGTAGTCAACCTCATAGAGTTGGAGCAAATACAACAACTCTCCATTAAGCTCTATGTCAGGAGTTATCATAAGAGTATTTCAGATGATCACAATGCTAAGAAACTACTTTCATTTTCAAATCATCTCTTGCAATGCTACGGTTAGATTTCtcttttgcaacaaaaaaaaaggcAATGCTAATTTTAGATTTCAccctctttaattttttttcaccaataaaatataataaacatttaTCATTTTCCAGTGAATAAATGTTCTCTGATTGATTAACTAGAATACTTCAGATGCTCATCTTGTATCTCGGcttatttgattctccttttcaAACATTGATATTGGCTTATTAACTTGATGTTAGAACAGTTAACTAATCTACTTGATTGATTACCATCTTCAGAGTAATTGTACAGGGTTCGCTCACATTCTTTTAACCCCCTTTGATTGTCTAGGTCTGTGCACCATCTTGCCATGACTGCTCCACCATGCGCGCTTGGtgggaggaagatgaagaaaggagaTGCCGGTTTTACAGAGATGTTGTTGGTTGTAATGATATTCCTCCTCCTCGTTGCACCCCAGACATAGCATACTACATTATTCAGCAGCACATTCAAGCACCATCGATGTGGGCAATTTTCCCACTTCAGGTGCTCACTGAAACTCTTTCTGGTATTAATC contains:
- the LOC121997681 gene encoding stress response protein NST1-like, translated to MSALVDYAASDEEEEIDEVKESAAPPLSSPAPPRLPASIPPPNSRNRGNMATNQHPNVISPLPPPSLEGLPSVSALFAAPSPALQSNQMVGNDHSSRVAAAVAESASRKRQENGSNNHQPPKKHPRGKLLHLRNVPDTHDGSLVPPQLRGRSNVVTEDIGKLFVSRRTE
- the LOC121997679 gene encoding 4-alpha-glucanotransferase DPE2-like — its product is MLLNLGSHSGIKSRSTVTLVFRLPYYTQWGQSLLICGSQPPLGSGNVKQGLALSPSHQGDELIWYAKVSVSAGFSCEYSYYVVDDNRNVLRREAGKKRRFTLPSDVPEKAVVEIRDLWQEASESLFLSSAFKDVIFGGEKDLDTDEEGPDVSLKSLDWQDSIVVQFMIRCSKIEHGASIGVTGSASQLGKWKTQDGLRLKYAGDNTWKAECVLRKYEFPLKYKYYQVHELTDPTLELGPNRELSVDSQSIHPPNYIVLADGPFRVTAWRGSGVAIPMFSIRSTDDLGVGEFLDLKLLVDWAVESGFHLVQLLPINDTSVHRMWWDSYPYSSLSVFALHPLYLRVQALSDDIPENIKEEILKMKQQLDKKDVDYEATMAAKLSISKKIFDLEKEKILNSGSFKTFISENENWLKPYAAYCFLRDFFETSDRTQWGSFSHFSSEKLEKLVSEDALHHDVIFFHYYIQFHLHKQLSEAADYARKKKIVLKGDLPIGVDRNSVDTWVYPNLFRMNTSTGAPPDYFDKNGQNWGFPTYNWEEMSKDNYAWWRARLTQMAKYFTAYRIDHILGFFRIWELPDHAATGLVGKFRPSIALSQEELEKEGIWDFNRLSCPYVRQEILQEKFGTFWTVIASNFFNEYQKLCYEFKEDCNTEKNIISKLKTLPEKSLWLEKESKIQSDLLELIQNIVLIRDPEDPRKFYPRFNLEDTSNFKALDEHSKNVLKRLYYDYYFCRQEDLWRQNAMKTLPVLLNSSDMLACGEDLGLIPSCVHPVMQELGLIGLRIQRMPNEPDREFGIPSQYPYMTVCAPSCHDCSTMRAWWEEDEERRCRFYRDVVGCNDIPPPRCTPDIAYYIIQQHIQAPSMWAIFPLQDMLALKDEYTTRPAVEETINDPTNPKHYWRYRLHITLDSLLLDNDLKNLVKDMVINSGRSYPVEKNNGIGVAAASEKKQAEKVQEGIATIQINGSSSNRSSIPV